ctggtacAAGTTATGTTGTTGAACAGTTTCCAGAACTGTGCTGACTCTTTTAGATGCTTTCTTACAAAATCTAATCGGACCTTCTTGTTTTCGATTGTAACCAGGTGTCTTCGGTGGTCTTTCTGGCCAGTGCATTTCTCAGTTTtaataaagtaacaaaaaaaaattctgttagGTTTTTTGGTCTAAAGATGGCCTCCTTCACTTGTATAGGTATCTCTTTGGACCCCATATTGAGTgggtggggtggctgtagcttaggtgctagagcaggtcacctactgattggAAAGGTGGTGGTTCCATCCttgtctgctccagtctgcatgccaaatattgggCAacatactaaccccaagttgctcacAGATGAATCTATCAGATTATGAATGCGTGTGAATGGTAGATAGAAGCACTTACATAGAGCATAGGaagaaaagtgcttgtatgtATGAGgtaagttgtgtaaagcgctatacaagaaccagtccatttaccaagagTTGTCAGATACAAGTTCAACAAATGGAATCAACTTAaacttttatctgcttaatttgtCATTAAATAATGAGCCTCATGTGGCCATGAAGCAGTTTATCAACTATCCAATTACTTCTGAGCCTTTTGAAAATGGAGCACTgactacaaaaaaaagaagttattaGTTACGTTGGACTTGCACTAAAAATGTCAGGCAATGCAATCAATACTTTTGTTACACCTACTCAATGTAAGCCAAAGGTCTGTACTTTAATGATACCGATTGTTTACCATCCCAGTGGATTTTAAACAGAGGCAAAATTACTCCCCAAAAACTTAACAGTACAGTCTGTTATTTATGTAGTGATCCAGTTAATCCAATCCTAGTTTTGCATTCATCCTTTTATATAAACCCACagtataataaaagaaaatgacacaaaaatctGTGTTAAACAGCATTAGTTTATTTTCCACAGGTTACTTCAGAAACAGGTAATTATGTACAAAATCTGGAATGTTGGATAAATGCATATCAATCATCGTCATGATCATCATCTCACCGTGACCATTTAGAAAGAGTAGCTATACATTAAAACTGGTGCCTCTGAATTGCAATTTATTGCTGGTTTTACAATCGCAAGTCACTAATGCCATTATGACCTCTTTTCTAAAACTTTTTAAGGGTATTTACAGTTTGATTAGGAAGGTCTGAAATCCAAAGAAggctgctaaataaataaaacgggAGCGTGAGAAACAAACCAACATGGATGAAgaaagcatgaaaacaagctTGATCTCCCTAGATTGTCTACAATGtcagactttattttttattttttgccatgATTATAAAGTGACCATTAACCATTTCCCATTAAAAGTCAGAGACagtacagaaaacaacccacaaaattaaaacaaataaaatcaataatctcatcagtgtgaaaacaaaaaacaggttgTGAGAAACTAAAAATGTCAGAAGCACATTATGTTGTCACtttcctgaaaacaaaagttgccCAAACTAGactgaatttaaaaactaaaatggtACAGCTTCATTTAGATCAGCGTGATAttctaaatattattttattaaaagggATAAAAATGTCGTCAATTTCCACAGTGTTGTCATTTTGGTTTGTCAGTGCCACATGAATCAAAtactttcccactgttgccacgTACAAGAAGAGCCCAGCAGACGACTCCTAATCTAATCGGCCGTCGTGAGTCGAGGGGATGCTTCTTGTTcaaacaagaacaagaacatTGTTAAAATGCAATTTATATTGTACAACTCAGTGGTCACAAATGTGCGGCTGCAAATGAGGCATTCGCTGTCCCAATCAGAGTCTAGTTTTTTACGCTGACGACAATGCTTTAAAAACCACAATTTTCCTTCGGTGACGAACATTACAAATGTTTCGACCTACATTAAAACATTAGAAGACACGGTATGCTACGCAACACACGCTAAAACCTGCTCTTACACAACgcagagtttttgtttgtttttttaatcttttttgaaACACTACCATATATTTATTTCCTGTGCCATTTCATTACAAAAAGATTCTTTTCACAATATAAAAAATCATGTAAAATCATCAGGGAATACTAAAAGgttgtgttgtttaaaaaaaaaagaagatttgttttgtgtgaatGAAAATAAAGGCTTTAAATATTGCTTCTAAGCCATTATGCTGCAAACGTACTCAGGAGGTTGTGAATATGTGAGTATTGCTTGGGTTCTGGCGTCAAAGGTCCCCCCACCACCCTGTTCAAACAGTTCAAGGTCTATGGCACTTGACAACTGGTTTCTCCTAAATCTATTCTCTGTACAGCGAAGAaaatccccaaaacaaaaaggtgATTAAAACAATGGCTAAACATTTTTATAGACACACAAGGCAACCTatggtccatttaaaaaaaaaaaattataataaaactgCCAGATGTTGAAACCCTCTCAGCTCACTGTCGGCTGCCTGAAAGAGGAAgcccctaaaaataaaaattaaaaacatgactcAAGTCTCTCTTAAGATACCTCCTGCTTTTCTTTACCGTCTGTCCACGGTTTCTAAACTTGCTTTGGTTAAACTAGCATAACCGCCACATCGTCCTCAGAGTCAAACAGCTCTCATGATTCGAGAAATGCACctaaaaacaaggaaacaacTTCGATGTATCCATCTGCAACAATCTACCTACTAACCAAATATGAATATTTCCCaataatctgtgtttttctgtattgCATGCAGGGTGCATTTCTTCAGCTCCATTTATATTGCAGATTTCCACAATCCAATGTGGCAATGTGATATGCCCAGTTGGAGTGATGAGGTCAGGGATGAGCTGAAATAGTGAAGTGTCTGTATGATGGTGGAGATTCGCAGGTTTGTGGAAGCAAACTGTTTGATCTtgcaagaacaaaataaaaacgggatggggggtggggggcatctctcccacaaaaaacaaagccaaacgCCTCCTTGATCCACATTCGTCTCTACATAGCAAGCACGTAACACTGTCCTCCAGTTAAGATCGCAAGCAGACTGGAAAATGGTTTCAACatcttaaataaaaagaaagaaaagaaaaaaggcaaactgGATGGCAGAAAAGAAGGAGCTCTGCCCCCTAGTGGTCAGATTAATATCCATCTGCAGAAGTGAAATCAAACTCCTGATCCACTCATGACgagttttggggtttaaaaaaaaaaaaaaaaaagatgacctGTACAGAGACCACAGTAAGTGACGTCATATCTTCAGCttcttttgtaaaaaaaaaaaaagaatatatatatatatgtatatatattccACAGTGATGGCCTTTTGAGGACTCGGACTCGTACTTGCAGATGTTCTTCTGCCGTCTCACTTTGATCCACTACATTCAGTggttttttccccatttaatCAAGGCTCCCATGATCTCTACTATAAATAGTCCCGATAGGTAGCAATGGATCAGTTTCTGAGTACAAAAATATGACAAGTCAACGTATGCTTTTCAGTTCTTCTCCCATATGTCACACTCTATTTGAGGTCAGTTTCAGTCTATGCTTGGATTCCTCTTACAATAATCAAGTCCACAGTGTTTGGAAAAGTCTTCAGAAGGGACACTGCGTTCCCGTGATCGATATTTACAAAGCTATATCCGTTTGCCTGAGGAGGGAGAAGAAAACGGTAGATTAGATTATTGGTTAATATTCCAAAGACATTAATCTCAAAACACTGATTCCTACAGACAGCAGAGTACCTGGATGATTTTATCCCCAGGCTGAAGAATTTTTGATGCCGGTCCTTCAGGTTGAACCCTTGTTACAAATATACCCTGAAATTATAACAATAAGATATACAATCTTAGAAAAGAACTGACTTCTTTGCAAGAGGGGGACAAAATATGGTATTAATTTACATTGTCATCAGGACGAAAGGGGTTTCCCCGGCCTCCGATTCCTCCTGATATACTGAAACCCAGCTCAGGATTCTTCTCCACTTTCACACGGATCtgaaacacacccacacactttCATTAAGCATGATCACTCTTATGATACAATATATTGACATTAGTCGTAAAATTAAAGGAGAAAGTTTTCTCGACTTAAAGTGTCAGCTACGATAAATGTAAACGAAAGAAAGCTACTAAAATTCCGTTGGCGTGAACAAGAATATCAGGTTCTCAATGTCAGCGAACATTGAACTAATTTCAAGTGGCAGGGGAAGAACTAATGAAACCACCAGACGAGTACAGTCAGAGTCTACCATCACAGCTCAGAGGAGGTGCAGAAGTCTAGGTCACTTTCAGACCACATCAACTGCAATATGCTAAAAAGGTTAACATAGACTCTTTGAGTGTAATAACATCTGGCCTATTTAATGCAATTCAGCAGGCAGCTAGCGGTTAGCTTAGTTTACCACAAAGGATGAAGgagaaactaaataaaactgaaacgaTAACCTGAGGCAGTTGGATTTTTACTGGACCGTCTCTGGTTGAGAACGCCAAGTTCAGACTTGTGGGAGTAGGAACAAGCTTAACTTGGAACAGCAGtgtaaattgcaaaaaaagggGCTGGCACAAGCTCAATATGGAATTTAGCCAGTCATCAAATCGGTCTGATATTCTTAAATGTCTGGGCCAGTCACGATGAGGCATAATGACAACACCTCAGCTAATGGAAAGAGGCTTCTCTAAGAAAATACGTCATTCCCTTAAATACTGAATCGCATATTTCTTTGAGTAATAATCCATCCTTCACCTCTTGTTGGATGGGTTCAAGTGGAATTCGTGAAGGCCCCTGGGGCTGCTGGGAGACTTTGAGCATCAGGTAATCGATGAGCTGCTCTCTGGAAGGGTGACGTGCCATGGACGACTGGCTCATCGGAGGACGAGCCGAAGGACCCATCTGACCATTCATCAAAGGCACCTAAGAAATAATCACACACAATCAGCAGGTTTTATTGCTTGGAATTTCTATCCCTAATTCCCATGTAGCAAAACTATCAGTTTGGATGAATAGAAGATGCATAACATCTTGTTTACTCTAAACAAACTTGTATTTGCTAACCACAGTCTGGCGGTAGTAGACTTACTTTTCTGGCAGGGTCCAAAGTGTAGTTTTGCATCCCTTGGGGACCAAAAACATCATCCTGGATGGGAAGAAAGGAACGATTACCAACATTGCACTCAACCTCAATCCACTGAAATCGATTTGCAaccaggggttaaagtggagATTTGGCAAAAGTGGAAACCCTAAGATTGGGTGCAGCAGCCGTGCAGCATGGTAGAAAGACTTACTTTAGCTCTGTGAGCTCCAGCTGATTTCTTTGTGTGTACACACTGATCAACTGCTACTCTGATATTCGctctctttgtggatttagcaAATATGACGATTATCCTTTCTCAAAATTATGATTTTAGAAAATGACAAGTAAAATTCCAATTTTTCTCTTATAAAATTTCACTTGCTGAGCAGTCCttacatttgaaaataataCTTCATCTTCCTCTCTTGTCCACACTAGCATGCCGCCCCCCCCAGCCCGTCCATTTATGCACACTCTTCTTCTACATGACTTACTAGACGCTAAAGTACCTTGGCCACAACTTTACATCTGCACCCTGAACACATCACAAGGATGGGAAGAAAAAAGGATGTGTCGAAGGTGTATGAGGGATGTCATTGTTTTCTTCTTGAGCAAGTATCTCCATGCAGTCAGCTGGAAGGACATGCCTATTGGATTTAAGGTGCTGGGACACCATTAGGGACTTGCCCACTTTAACCCCATTTGCAATCAAGGATAACAAAAAACATCGATTACTGAGACTCTGGGATCACACAAGCTGTTGATTTAGACGACACCACAGAGCGATCAACACACCAACTAAGACACGAAAAACTGAGATTAAAGTCTGCATAGCTTCTATTTAAACACCAAGCAGAATATAATTTGGAACATTAGCCACCAGGAGATGAGATGAATCTTGAATGTTAAGCAGTAAAGTGGTTACACAACACTCTCAGACAGCTTTAGTTTTGCCTCTACAGATCTAATACCCCCTTTCTAAATCatttagacacacacattgactaCTTACCTTCCACAAACATAGCTTTcatccccccacacacacaccgtgaGAGGTTATGAAGCGATTCTGAAGTGATCAAAAGTTTGGATTGAAGAAGGTGGCAGACGAGCAAAAGCAGCATTTGAAGTGCAATTaaaggagaagaaaatgaatggttTGTGAAATGCAAGAGCAACAAGGAAGACAGATGACGCACGGCGATATTGATTCTGATGTACAAGAGCCTGGTAGGTTTAAAAGGAGCTGCTTTGTACCATACTTAATATTCATGAATAAATGAAAGTAGACTTTTCTTagagagaacaaaacaaagtttgttttcatgttgtccgatatttttttcctcacacagCCTCTAAATTTTGTTAGGAAGCAGTTTCACCTTTGATTACTTCCAAATAATTTTTATCAAAATTCAGTATGAAATTATACTAATCTCATTCTACCACAGATGTAGTAAAGTTTCTAAATGAGAAACCAAGTAAACCAACTAATGATGGTACAAATAAAGAAGGAGACCCCTTTTAAACAGCTCTACTTGTATTtaaccacaaaaaacaacacaaaaaccagAATTCATCCATGTTTCACTCTGATATTTTAGGCACTAACAGAGATCATGGTCATGAAAATCATATGTTGGGAATGATATTTTCCCTTGCCTATAAAAGGACAAGTGAAACATGGCTTCCGAGCATCTGTGATCACTTCAACATTGGCGAGAGAAGGAAACAGACATTTCCTTCTCTTGTAAAGGATGTGAAACTTGCAGGAACTGGATACCCTGGCTTTAGTATGAGCTGCAGGAGCGATCTACGAGTTGACAGTACTCACACAGAAGCCCAGAGCTCCGTAGGGCTGTCCGTCCCTGACACTAAAGACCAGGGACCCTTGGCTGGCATGCATATCCCTACAGCTGCCGTAGTGAGACCAGCTCAGCGGAGCGTTATTGGAATTATAGGAGCGAGACAGCGCGTTCTGATGACACGGAACATCCAGCACCAACAAGTCAGTGGTGGCCATGCAATGCACCAAATGAGTGAtgacataataaaaaacacaacaaagaggTTTAAAGCATATACAGACAAACATGCAGTGAATCACGTATAGTTTGCATATAGCTGGGTTAGTAGGCTACACCTAAATAGCTGATTCACACAAACATTTAGGCTTTGGTTTGTTTCAGCAGGTTTTGAGGTGACTCAAAGTAGGGATGGGCTCTTTATGGTGATGGTGGTTGCTTTCATTTATGTATTCTTTGCCTCTATTTGACACTACAGTCTTAAATTCTGTTTGCATTCAGAAGCaccaacaaaaaccaaaactatGTGCAGAGTGAGATCCTGTTGTTTAAAGTGTCTTCCACCTAAAGAATATTAGGAGTTCATTTGTGGTCATGTTATGCTGGTGGGCTTTTAtggatgaacacacacacacacacacacacacacacacacacacacacacacacacacacacacacacacacacacacacacacacacacacacacacacacacacacacacacacacacacacacacacacaagttctTTTTTCATAATAAAACTCTTTACCTTTTCCATCTTCTTGGCCTCGATGTGCCGCATCACCTGGTCTCTCCAGTCTACTGGAACCCTCCCTGCTCCCATTCCTCCCTGCATCTGTCCTGGCCCGTCGAGGAGTGAGTGCTCAGACTTCACCCTGGTGTTGGGCCTCTTGCTGGGGCTGCTGTGCTGGTAATTAAAATCGCTAACAGACATGGTCCGTTCTGGAAGCTCATGGGCCGGTGGCCTGCTGCTGTGAGGCCTGGAAGCTCCGGGTACATCGATGCTGTAAGTGCGAGCTGAGAGGGGCCTCTGCATGGCGTGACTCATTGCTAGTGGCCCTCTGGCGAGGGTGTGAATGTCCCTGTATGTCATGTAGTCTCCTTCGGACAACTGCATACGCCTTGGGTCAGACATGGAAGCTGTGGAGCTAGTGCTGCCTTGCCTCTGCAGGGTGCTGCTTCTAGGCTGGCCTGCAGCAGAATGAAGTCTCTCCATAGCCCACATCTCCCCAGAAGGTTTGGAAGCCATCGCAGGGCCTCTCTGCTGGGGCTGCAGAGGGTAAGGAGGCGCCTGATTACGGTTTGAGTAATTTGTGTTGGCTAGTGAgtgtggaggaggagcaggatggTAGCCTTGTTGCTCTgaagccatggctgtcctctgcCCCCAGAGACCCTCTTTAGACATGTcactgtttgtgtattgtatgttgtACTGAGGAGGAGGGGTTCCCATGGCCATGCTGGAGGAGACTGGATGTCTGCTTGTGTTGGCAGGAAGCTTAGAAGAGGAGAGCAGGTCTGAAGAGGACGCAGAGGAGTTGGGGTAGACCAGGAGAGTCTGATCATTGAGCAACTGGCCGGCTGACTTGCTCCTGACTATGCTCTGGCCCTGAGCTCCTGGCCCTGGCCCGGCCCCTGCCACCCTAGTCCCCACTGAGTCATCATCTCCATCAAAGGAGTACAACCTCATGGCCCCTGTTTCTATGTTGCTGATGCTGTGAGACTTCAACACCTGCGGGGGATGGCACCTTTTCTCTGGAGACAGTTCCTCAGTGCTGTGAGATAGAGACATGTCACTGCAGGCTGTCACGCCTGTCGAGGCCACGTGCACAGCAGCTGTTTCTCCTCTCATCCCTAGGCTTTTATTCCCCAGACTATCGTTGCAGTCACCTGCCTGTCGATTTCCATTCTGTAAATGATCCATGTTATCGTAACCCTCTTTGCTGTCCACTTCCTCCTGAGCTAACAAACCATTCTTGCCTTTATCCAGCTCATCCAGCTGAACCATGTTGTCAGTTGGCAGCTTGGTCACATTCATATTAATCTGGTCCCACTTGGTGTACGTGTCTCCCATACCATTGTTTATTTCCTTCTCAATGAAGGCCAGTCTGGCTTCCATGGACAGGTCGTAGTCTCCCATTTTCTCTGGTGGTGCCTGCTGGGTTTTTAAGAGGGCCTGGAGGGACGTTTCAGAGCCATTGCCATTATGGAGGAGAGGGGTGGTATCTTTAGGCTGGTTCATATTCTCATCTTCTTGCCTGAAATGAGGACAAATACTGAAATAGTAAAATAAGAGCAGGAGGAGCACTCCCCTCTTTAGTGTATATTACCATACGGAAAAGCACTAACCGGCTTTTTGGTAGGAAAGGCATCTTTGCCTCTCTCTCAGGTGTGCACAAAGAGTTGTCCTGGCTGCTGTCTGTGGTCAGAGACACAGAGTCTGACATGCGTGATGGAGATGAGCAGTTACTGTTGTTCTGGTTACTGTTAGCCACGGTGTCATCCAGCAAAGAATCTGCATCTTTCCCATCATCTGTTAATCAGAAATTACTGTCAGTGTTCTGCATCCAGACATTTCAATTTTCACTTTAGATCCTTCATAGTTACCTTTTTTATCCTTACTTAGAGTCACTACTTTAGGCTGGTTGATGGAAATCTCAATAAGAGGGGGTCTGAGCTCTGCAATCTTCATCTCGTCTTCTTCATCTGACAGCTCCTCAGAATCCTAAAGACAGAGGAAGCACTTTGTACTTCTTGTTTGTGTAACTGTGAGAAGTCCTAAAAATCTGAAGTACTGAATTATTTGGATTACCTCTAGTGTGTCCTCGTGGTTCATCATCGAGTCCTCTGAAGACTTGAGGGGGATTTTCTGGGAGCTGTAAGACTCAGAAGTGTCCTTTGCTTCGGGTGCAGAGAGATTTTGGCCACACACGTCGGCAGACACTTGGGCCTCCATGTTTGACGCTACACCATTGGGACAGGGGGCTTCAATCACCTGCACAAAAACAGTCCAGGTGATTAGTTATGCATTAAAACCTTATGGAGAGGTTAAAAAGGGAATTTAAATGAATCCAACAACATGACACCAGAAATGAAAGAGGCTGGTTTCTTTCCAAGTGGAGCCCTTCACTGACCTTTACCCCCACATCCTGCACTCCAATGTGGTTTCTCTCAACAGGTTTTGCTTCTTTGCTGGACTCATCACTCGACTCATCCTCCTTGAGCCTGTGAGCCACCGACTGGGCTGTTTTCACCATGTTCTTCAGCTCATCTGGGTATGGTGTAGGGTAGCGCTTCAGGTTTCCCTCCTACAACAGTTTGAATACACAGAGTTTAAAATTAAAGCTGACCAAAAATGGTAACACGCTGAAATAAATAAGACTGCTTTCATGCTAGAGATGACAGGGTTAAGCAGAAATTACATCCCATTTTATAAGACCCCATCCCCGCAGAGGAGGAAACAAAGTGAAGATTTGTGTCCAAAAAAGCCCCTGCTGCTGCGGTAATTCGTGTCGCcactgttgtttttccttttccaatTATATAAGCAGTAACAAATGTGCAGCACTAACCCTCGGGGGCGTTTCTCTCTCATCTTTGTCCTCGTCACATTCGAAGGCCACCTGAGCTCGGTGCTTGCGTTGCTCCTCCCACAGAGTTGGATTAAAGCTCTCAGAGTCAGAGTTTGGAATGTCtgtggggaaaaataaaaatgccagGCAGTGAATCAAAATTTGTCTTTTGAATTTTTTCCCCACCCAAATTAGGACTTTTTAATTCAACCTAAATCTGTCACATAATAAATGTGACCACAAGATGGCGCAAAGGAAACACGAGGAATGCCAATAAACTGAAGGGAGCTGTGGAGGAACTTGAAAATTGGGAGTTAACCCAAAAAACTCCAAAAAGAACCAAACAGGGCTGTTAAACCCTGGAACTGATGTTGCAATAAATTCCTTTTCTATGATGGCATCCAAAAATTCCAAGAGAATATTTTGCTACTATGTACTAATCTTCAGTATGAATACTCCACCGTAAACGCAAAGAAGCAAGTTTGTGGTTAATTGGTAATGAAAAAAGCATGAAAGATTCAACTCAGTCTCTCTGTTTCACCATAACTCCTGTACGACTTGCCTGAAATGAAGCAAGCAGACAATTAGACGCTGTGAAATATTTGTGAAGGTGTCAATCAGTGTGGTTTTCCTGTTGTAAAAAGCTTACTGCTCTCGATTTAGCAATAGAGAGACTAAGTGTGAAGGTGTGTAGTAGAATTTTCTGATAAGAGATCCCATTTGACTAATTCTCTGACAACATCAGCTCAAAAGATTACACACACAACTGTAGCTCACTTGACAACACCCCACAGCGTGAAGTCACGGTGAACCCGCTGAGTCACCTGCTGTGTACTCTCCATATCAACAAGTTGTAAAACATGTTAACTGCAGTCAGGCTGTGAATACTTCCAGCTTCCAAGCAAAAGAAAAGGCTTGATCGGAAACAAGCCCTAGCTAATAAACACGGCAAATGGTGTAAAGCCCGCCACAGGGCCGTAACTGTTCAGGCTGTGACAGAAATCCCCGACGTCTCAAAAAAGACTCGTGACCATTTCAGTAGCTCAAGCACGCCGACCACGAACCACTAATTACTCTAAAGTAAAGATACAACACTGTCAGTGTGAGCCGTCTGCTGTAAaaggaaaccaaacaaacaggTGCTTGACAAGAAGACGATGGCTAGTGTTTCCCCTGCTTCAGTCTCAGATAACAAGGTCTtttataaaatatgcatttagGGATCCTTGTAGGTCATCAAACTTTGTGAGGGTAACACAATATAGTCTTCTTAACACCTAAGAATGTCCATGAGAATTTAGGGTTTATGTCAGTGCTAGTAGTACTTAGTCCTGATGCTGAAACCCAGGTGGGTGAGTGAAGTGTTTGATAGTCTGCCACTTACAGCTTGGAAATGTATATCAAACAAAGAGCAGTTACTCACATTCCTCAATCCTAATTTGCTGGGGGAACATGTAGTTGGTCAGCACTGTTTTCTGAGTCTCTGGATCTTCCTCTTTCTGGAGTGGGATCAGGGGTTTTGACTGTGTGGACAAAATATGGGGTTGAGTGCCATGTAA
This Astatotilapia calliptera chromosome 7, fAstCal1.2, whole genome shotgun sequence DNA region includes the following protein-coding sequences:
- the erbin gene encoding erbin isoform X1; protein product: MSKRSLFVRLVPCRCLRGEEEIVTSLDYSHCSLETVPKEIFNFEKTLQELYLDANQIEELPKQLFNCQLLNRLSMPDNDLAVLPAAIANLINLRELDVSKNSIQDFPENIKNCKGLAIVEASVNPISKLPEGFTQLLSLTQLYLNDAFLEFLPASFGRLTKLQILELRENQLKMLPKSMQKLTQLERLDLGSNEFTEVPEVVEWLTGLKELWMDGNKLTFLPGMLGTLKQLVYLDVSKNNLEMVDEQIRGCENLQDLLLSNNALTQLPGSIGTLKKLTALKVDENQLMYLPDSIGGLTCIDELDCSFNEIEALPATIGQCVNMRTFAADHNFLAQLPPEMGNWKRATVLFLHSNKLESLPEEMGDMQKLKVVNLSNNKLKNLPYSFTKLTELTAMWLSENQSKPLIPLQKEEDPETQKTVLTNYMFPQQIRIEEYIPNSDSESFNPTLWEEQRKHRAQVAFECDEDKDERETPPREGNLKRYPTPYPDELKNMVKTAQSVAHRLKEDESSDESSKEAKPVERNHIGVQDVGVKVIEAPCPNGVASNMEAQVSADVCGQNLSAPEAKDTSESYSSQKIPLKSSEDSMMNHEDTLEDSEELSDEEDEMKIAELRPPLIEISINQPKVVTLSKDKKDDGKDADSLLDDTVANSNQNNSNCSSPSRMSDSVSLTTDSSQDNSLCTPEREAKMPFLPKSRQEDENMNQPKDTTPLLHNGNGSETSLQALLKTQQAPPEKMGDYDLSMEARLAFIEKEINNGMGDTYTKWDQINMNVTKLPTDNMVQLDELDKGKNGLLAQEEVDSKEGYDNMDHLQNGNRQAGDCNDSLGNKSLGMRGETAAVHVASTGVTACSDMSLSHSTEELSPEKRCHPPQVLKSHSISNIETGAMRLYSFDGDDDSVGTRVAGAGPGPGAQGQSIVRSKSAGQLLNDQTLLVYPNSSASSSDLLSSSKLPANTSRHPVSSSMAMGTPPPQYNIQYTNSDMSKEGLWGQRTAMASEQQGYHPAPPPHSLANTNYSNRNQAPPYPLQPQQRGPAMASKPSGEMWAMERLHSAAGQPRSSTLQRQGSTSSTASMSDPRRMQLSEGDYMTYRDIHTLARGPLAMSHAMQRPLSARTYSIDVPGASRPHSSRPPAHELPERTMSVSDFNYQHSSPSKRPNTRVKSEHSLLDGPGQMQGGMGAGRVPVDWRDQVMRHIEAKKMEKNALSRSYNSNNAPLSWSHYGSCRDMHASQGSLVFSVRDGQPYGALGFCDDVFGPQGMQNYTLDPARKVPLMNGQMGPSARPPMSQSSMARHPSREQLIDYLMLKVSQQPQGPSRIPLEPIQQEIRVKVEKNPELGFSISGGIGGRGNPFRPDDNGIFVTRVQPEGPASKILQPGDKIIQANGYSFVNIDHGNAVSLLKTFPNTVDLIIVRGIQA
- the erbin gene encoding erbin isoform X2, which translates into the protein MSKRSLFVRLVPCRCLRGEEEIVTSLDYSHCSLETVPKEIFNFEKTLQELYLDANQIEELPKQLFNCQLLNRLSMPDNDLAVLPAAIANLINLRELDVSKNSIQDFPENIKNCKGLAIVEASVNPISKLPEGFTQLLSLTQLYLNDAFLEFLPASFGRLTKLQILELRENQLKMLPKSMQKLTQLERLDLGSNEFTEVPEVVEWLTGLKELWMDGNKLTFLPGMLGTLKQLVYLDVSKNNLEMVDEQIRGCENLQDLLLSNNALTQLPGSIGTLKKLTALKVDENQLMYLPDSIGGLTCIDELDCSFNEIEALPATIGQCVNMRTFAADHNFLAQLPPEMGNWKRATVLFLHSNKLESLPEEMGDMQKLKVVNLSNNKLKNLPYSFTKLTELTAMWLSENQSKPLIPLQKEEDPETQKTVLTNYMFPQQIRIEEYIPNSDSESFNPTLWEEQRKHRAQVAFECDEDKDERETPPREGNLKRYPTPYPDELKNMVKTAQSVAHRLKEDESSDESSKEAKPVERNHIGVQDVGVKVIEAPCPNGVASNMEAQVSADVCGQNLSAPEAKDTSESYSSQKIPLKSSEDSMMNHEDTLEDSEELSDEEDEMKIAELRPPLIEISINQPKVVTLNDGKDADSLLDDTVANSNQNNSNCSSPSRMSDSVSLTTDSSQDNSLCTPEREAKMPFLPKSRQEDENMNQPKDTTPLLHNGNGSETSLQALLKTQQAPPEKMGDYDLSMEARLAFIEKEINNGMGDTYTKWDQINMNVTKLPTDNMVQLDELDKGKNGLLAQEEVDSKEGYDNMDHLQNGNRQAGDCNDSLGNKSLGMRGETAAVHVASTGVTACSDMSLSHSTEELSPEKRCHPPQVLKSHSISNIETGAMRLYSFDGDDDSVGTRVAGAGPGPGAQGQSIVRSKSAGQLLNDQTLLVYPNSSASSSDLLSSSKLPANTSRHPVSSSMAMGTPPPQYNIQYTNSDMSKEGLWGQRTAMASEQQGYHPAPPPHSLANTNYSNRNQAPPYPLQPQQRGPAMASKPSGEMWAMERLHSAAGQPRSSTLQRQGSTSSTASMSDPRRMQLSEGDYMTYRDIHTLARGPLAMSHAMQRPLSARTYSIDVPGASRPHSSRPPAHELPERTMSVSDFNYQHSSPSKRPNTRVKSEHSLLDGPGQMQGGMGAGRVPVDWRDQVMRHIEAKKMEKNALSRSYNSNNAPLSWSHYGSCRDMHASQGSLVFSVRDGQPYGALGFCDDVFGPQGMQNYTLDPARKVPLMNGQMGPSARPPMSQSSMARHPSREQLIDYLMLKVSQQPQGPSRIPLEPIQQEIRVKVEKNPELGFSISGGIGGRGNPFRPDDNGIFVTRVQPEGPASKILQPGDKIIQANGYSFVNIDHGNAVSLLKTFPNTVDLIIVRGIQA